A genomic region of Dreissena polymorpha isolate Duluth1 chromosome 4, UMN_Dpol_1.0, whole genome shotgun sequence contains the following coding sequences:
- the LOC127878032 gene encoding uncharacterized protein LOC127878032: MDDKEFQLNLQELVENYVWDCFKCDLGFLKGIFYQRHKHYFDIRWGYVDFQHVTTKTDRPMIRSVTKDKTELYFTEYQNKSNRDQKYTFSTTRETVATTKIELQENYTLGAETNIEIDLAGVVKIGGGVNGSVSVTNTKGEDFSETLNWNINTEIVVPKWNKARASLYVFEEPSITEFVVTTTLSLPTGSLPVSIRRVKDDKIIKTYWIMNLHCLFSDKQKEDGIVKCETKPVPGKSIDDAIVVIETRGTCRNVSWKNQHVEVQCERMADVGNEASDSHDDDESDDDKAKN, encoded by the coding sequence ATGGACGACAAGGAGTTTCAGCTCAATCTTCAAGAGCTCGTTGAAAACTATGTATGGGATTGCTTCAAGTGCGATCTGGGCTTTTTAAAAGGTATTTTCTATCAACGCCATAAGCACTACTTTGACATTCGCTGGGGATATGTCGATTTTCAACACGTCACTACGAAGACAGACCGTCCAATGATCCGATCGGTCACCAAAGACAAGACAGAACTGTATTTTACAGAGTACCAAAACAAGTCTAATCGGGATCAGAAGTACACCTTTTCCACCACAAGAGAGACCGTAGCAACCACTAAAATTGAGCTCCAAGAAAACTACACATTAGGTGCGGAAACTAACATAGAGATTGACCTTGCAGGAGTGGTTAAAATCGGAGGCGGCGTAAATGGGTCGGTTTCCGTAACCAACACAAAAGGCGAAGATTTTAGTGAGACTTTAAATTGGAATATTAACACAGAAATAGTGGTTCCAAAGTGGAACAAGGCCCGTGCTTCGCTGTACGTTTTCGAAGAACCATCCATAACGGAATTCGTGGTGACCACGACCCTATCGCTGCCGACCGGAAGTCTTCCGGTCTCCATACGGAGGGTAAAAGATGACAAGATAATAAAAACCTACTGGATAATGAACCTTCATTGTCTCTTTTCGGACAAGCAAAAGGAGGACGGTATCGTGAAGTGCGAAACGAAGCCTGTTCCCGGAAAATCAATAGATGACGCCATTGTTGTCATCGAGACACGTGGCACGTGTAGAAATGTTTCGTGGAAGAACCAGCACGTGGAGGTACAGTGTGAGCGCATGGCGGACGTCGGGAACGAAGCAAGTGACTCGCATGACGACGACGAAA